The Rhizobium leguminosarum DNA segment GTCCCCCCAGAGATAGCCGAACGCAGGAGCAAGCTTCCGCCGCCCGCTCCAAATAGAGCGGGGGCAGCCATGACCGCCGGAATAGTGCCGGCAACGGCTCCAGTTATTTGGGCACCCTTATCGACTTTTGGATTCGCTGCCTTTTCAGCACTGTTCGCTGCATCGATGCGATCCATGACCTGAGAGTAGGTCTCGTCCGAGAATGCAGCGAGTGTCGCCGCTGCAGCCCGTTCGGTTGCGCCGCGGATGATCGGCCCCGCGATCGGAATACCTTCGATGAGTCCACCGACGCCAGTTCTGGCAACTGAAAGGGCGTCGTCGGCCGGCAGTCCATACCGATCAATCGCGGGCTGCCCCTGAGGCCGCACGGCTTCGCGCTTGGCAGCGAGATCACCATAGACGCGGGCTCGCAGTTCTTCGCCGGTCTGAGGGGCAGCCTGCGCCGCCGGGTCTCCGGCAGGCGTTTGAGTCTGCTGGCTCTGGTTCAGCCGCAGACGAGCGGCGGCCATTGCCATAGCCTGCTGCTGCTCAAGTGTCATTTCTGCCATAGCTTGCGCTCCGCTGGCGTCATTACGCCCCAAACATCGTCCGGAATGCCCTCAGGTGCGGCGCCAACGGCGGCGGGGGCTGCTGGTGCTGCTGGAGCCCCAAGCTGTGCCCCTGGCGCTGGCGGGCCCGCGAGCTGCGGCACTTCCGGGATATCCCCAAGCGTCGGCAGCACATCTGCCTCGTTCATGCCCCGCCGGCCGATGATGCCGCGATACTGCGAGATATCGTTGTCCAGCGCGCCGCGGTAGGCCGTCATGCGGCTGCGGGCCTCGTTGAGAATCGCCGTGCGGGTGGCCGGCTCAAGTCGAGAGCCGCCGTTGACGCTGTTGATAGCGCCTTGCAGCCAATCGGGCAGGCTCGAGGTGTTGTTGACCATCACCATTTCGCCTTCACGGACAACCGAATTCGGGTCCATGATTTTGCCGAGGCCATAAACAAGGTTCAGGTCCGAAGCCTTCGAATCCGTCTTCGCCGTGTCGATCATCGACTGGTAGGGAGGCAGGGACTGCTGATAGCTCTTATAGGTCGGCAGGCCCTGGATTTCCTTGCGTAGGTTCGACACGTCTTCTGGCTTATAACCGGTGCCCTGATAGACGACTCGCTCCTGGCCTGGGCTGAACAGTGATTCTCCGGGTTGGACAACCACCGGCTTGTTCCTCTCGAAATCAGCCTTCTGTCGCTCAAGATCGATGTTCGCCTGTTCTGTGGCTGTCGGGCTGTTGCGGTTCGCCTGTTCCTGTTCGAACTTCTGCCGTGCAAGATCAGAATTGGCCTGCTCCGCCGCCGTCATCGTGCTCCGATTGCCTTGCTCCTGCTGGAATTTCTGCCTTTCCCAATCGAGCTTTGCCTTGTCGGCCTGCGATATCTGGCCTTGGTAGATCGGGGTGACGGTGCCAGCACGCGGATCGGAGCGCAGCACGGTTCCATCCTGCAGCGTCTCGAAACCATACTCCGGCGGCCGGGTGAGGATCTGCAACTGCTGTGCCGCCATGGCTTTGATCTGCGGCGAAGCGTTCGGGTCCGTCATCGCCTTGACCAGCAATTGAGCGCGCGGGTTTGCCATCGGGTTGCCGGCGGGTTGCGGGGCGTTCTCAAGCGCATTGGCGAGACGAACTGGTGCAGGCTGCTGATTACCGGCCGTCTGAGCCTGAGCAATCTGCGTCGGCGATGCTGCGGGGTTGGCGATAGGTGTGGGAGCGGGCGGGAAGTACCCGGCCCCAGGCGCATCCCCACCCATGCCAACGCCGGAGCGGTCACCGTTCGCGAAAGCTTTGGCCAACTCAGGGGGCACGCTGGCGACGTTGGGCGTCGGTCCTACGTTGGTGACCGGCAGAGGCGACAACGCAGCCTGAGGGCCAGCCTGAGGCGGCATAGGCTGTGCTGGATTGGAAGCGCGCATTTGCCCCGCTGCACCGGGCATGGGAATGCCGATCGACGGGTCAAGGCTGGCGACTTCGCTTGGGGCGGGCTGCTGTCCTGCCGCCGCTACTACACGCGGGTCGACGTAACCCGGCACTGGTGCGGCAGGAGGAGGATTGACCGGGGGCGGCTGGATTTGGCCGGATGGCGGCATGCCGGCGCTCGGGTCCACTGGAGCGGCTTGCGCAGCCTGTTGGGGCGGCAAATCACCGATCCCCATCTTGCCGGTGATGCCTTCAGCCTTTGCACCCATCCACGGCCCCCAGCCATGCTTTCGCGCCCAGTCGAGCGAGAAATCAACCTGCTGTTTCCATGTCGACGGATCGCGCGCATGGAGGCCGGTGGCATTCGTGAATTCGTTTCCAAGGCCGGAGTTCGGCATGGACTTCGACATGCCGGCATAATGAAGCTGAAAAGGCCCGAACGAAGATCCTTCGTCACCGCCGTTATCGGGCTGAGACGGGTCAAAGACGTTCATGCCCTCATGGCCGGCCACGCGCAGCGCGATGTTCGGATCAATCCCTCGGGCGGTTGCAGCCTGCCGGATATAGTCCGAAACTTCGGGTAGCCCGCCAGGCATCACGGTGGAAGGCATCGCAACATTGCCCGAAGCGTCCGCCTTCGGCATGGATGAGCCAGTGGCGCCGGGATTATCGGTCTTACTGCCGCCGAACATCGCCGACAGAAGGCCCTTGGGCTGCTCCGGCGGCGTGTAAGGTTGCCCGGTGATAGCGGCCATACCCTGCGCATCCGCAGCTTTCTGCTGCTGGTCTTGCTTGTAGATGTCATAGCCGCCCATGACGGCATCAACCAGGCGAGCCGCACCCTGCCAGGGGCTGGCAATCGGGCTGCTGTCGCCTCCTCGCTGGAGCATAGCCAACGCAAGGCGCTTGCGAGCATCGGTGACGCTTTCCTGGGACTGGCCAGTGTCACCGCCGAATAGAAACCCCATCAGATGATCCTCGCGTAATCGACCATTTTGAAGCCGCCCGGACCTTCGGCAACGGCATCCGGGAAGATGGATTCGACTTCATCAGCCATGACGCCGACCTGTCGACCACCACCCCAGACGTAGGAATATTCATAGACAGGGAGACCAGACGCCATTGTGCCCAAAGGGATGACGTCATGCTTCAGGCGCCGGTCGGAAAGAGCAAAGCCGCCCTTCGCCCAGCCGCCAAGCAGCGAGCCGCCAAGACCGAAGAGGCCGCCCATGGCCGCATTGCTCGCCTGCATCTGCGAATTATAGGCACCCATTTTCTGGTTGTAGTTCTCGTTGATCAGGCCGGCTTGGTCGACCGTCGGCAGCTGCGTCGTCGGCGTGTTGACGTAGTTCGGCTGGTTGACCTGAGACCCGGACATCAGCGCCGAAATCTCATTGAGCGGCTGGTTTCGCTCAGTCAGGATGGAATTCTGAGCGTTGGAATACATATCGCCGAGATACTGGTCGGATGCGGCCTGCTTGCGGGTGGAAAAATCTCGCAGCGCGTTGTCATAGGCGGCCGATCCCATCGAGATGCCCTTGTCGGCAAGACTCTGGTCGAGGCTTGCCTGATCGCGATCCCACTGGTTGTTGAAGCCGGACTGCCAATGATCGTTGACGTATTTGTCGACGTTGCCGGCGCTGAGATCGACGTTTGTCCCGAGGATGCCGGAAACCTTGCCCGTCTGATCGTTGGCGAGCTTGGCAAGCCCGAGCTGCGTTTGCTGCGTCTGATCGTAGATCGCCTGGTTCTGCGGCGAATACTTCTGATAGGCCGAATAGGTCGGCAACTGATACGTCTTGCCGTTCTGGTCGGTCATCGTCGTATTGCCGGTCTGCTTGTATTCCAGCGAGCCGTCGGGCGTGTATTGGTTCGTATGGGACAGCCCAGCGTTCGCAATCGCGGTATCCACGTTGGTCGCTGTCTGCGCCGCCGCGGTCTGCGTCGGATCGGGGGCCTTAGGCGCCTTGGGTGTAGAGACCATAGGGAAAGTCCTCTTTCATGATTCCGTAGAGCAGCGCATCGCAGTCGCCGAAATAGGCCGTCTGGCGGCCTTCGAGACGAGCGCCGAGACGATCAAGCGCCCTTTGGGCAGAAATGTTGTCGGCGCGCGTTCTGAACGTTGCACGGCGGCAGCCCAGTTGATTGACGACATAGCCGAAGGCGGCCCGCATCAGGGTCAGCGACAAGCGATCGGCAGCAAGGGAAACCTCGACGTCATGCTCGGTCCAGACGTTGAATACGTAGCCGGCGATGACCCTTCCCCGATCGACATGAGCCAGGGCGGTATAGGGCGGATGGAACGAGACCCCGATTTTCTGGCCGACCCAGGCCGCGATATCCTCGCGCGGTTCGGAGACGATCAAATCGGAGCGCCTTTTTCATAAAGGACGGAACCACCTACGACAGCCGCTTCAGAGACAGATGCTGTCGAGCCCGAGATCAGCGCGCGGATCGTGGGGGCCAGAGCCGAGCCCGCGCCGCCGGCCGCTGCTATCTTGCGCACCAGCGACAGACCGGGGAATTTCGAAACGCCCCAGATTGCCGTTCCCCACTTGGCAGCACCGCTGTTTTCCACCGAAGACAGGAGCGCGGTTGGAACCTTCGTCTCGTAGTCGACGGAAATGCCGGCATACATCAGCGTCGAGACGCCGATTTGTGCCGTCACGCCGATCAGCTTGGAGAACTTGGTTGAAAGCCCGTCGCCGTAGCGGTTCCAGGCGCCAACCATCAGCGCGTCGATCGCCACGCCGTTATCAGTTGCGCCAACCTCAGCTTCATATACCGTGCCATCGCTCGAGCCGAAGAACAGCCGGTCCTGCCAGGTGCCCCAGCAAGAGGCCGGCATGCCGACGAAACGGCACCATGCCCCGGTTTCCGTGTTCATCACGTATTGATAGGGGCCGAGGGAGGACGGCAGATTGACGATTGCCATCTGTCGCGCCGGAAAGCTCGAAAGCTGCCATTGATCCGACGTCGTTCCGATCGTCGCAACCGTCTCGCGCCAAGTCGGGCCGATCTTTGCCGTGATGGCGCCGAGGCTCGTTGCGCCGCGGTCGAGCTGGACGGCCTTGGTGATCGGCACAATGCCGTCCGTCGTCATGATGGCGAGATCCGCGCCAACGGACAGCATGCACCTGTCAGTGCCGAGCGGCCGGCCGAGCTTGAACGTGCCGATCAGTCCCCAGTTCGTGGAGCTCGACGGGTCGGAGCCCTGAAACACGATGATCTCGCCTTCCGAGGACATCAGGACGAGGCACTGCTGCAGGCCGTCGGCAACCGGGATCGTCCACACGTTGATAGAGACGAGCGTGCCGCCGTATTTCATGTTGCCGCCGACGGGCAGAACCGTTGCGGTGCCACTGACCGCATCGGTGGCGAGATACCAAACGTTCGTCGAGTTCTTCTCGATGAACCAAAGCCTCGAGCGGTAGGCCGTCACCGCGATCAGTAGCGATGAATCCGAAATGCCGGTGATCATCGTCGACGGGACATAAGGCGTGGCGACAGAGCCCGTCTCCAACTGCGCGTTGGTGACTGAACCCGCCACGGTAACGGTCAGCGTGCCGGCGGCCGGGGTGAAGGTGAGCGTCACGCGGTTGCCGACGCCAGTCCCGTTCAGAACGCCTGCAAAGGCACCTGATAGGGTGACAGAGCCCGTGCCGAAGAAGCTCAGCGTGTAAGGCACATTCTTGACCGCAACGTTTTGCGTCGCGAGGGTCGCGGTGCCGACCAGGTAATTGTTCGTCCAAGACGTGCCGTTGAACAGCAGCGGCGTGTCGAGGCCGTTGACGAGGCGGAGATACTCCTGCCCTGCCGGGTTGGTGTATTGCTGGACGGACCAATGCGCGCTTGCCATGCCGGAGACCACCGCAGCACCCACCGCGCCGCCAGCGGTGATGTCGAATATCTTGGCCCCTGCCGCGGCGAAGAGCCGATTGCTCACCCCAGCATATGGGATGATCGTTCTGACATCGGCGCCGAGGCCGGTTGCGAAGGCGAGAAAGCCGTATCGGGCGCGGACACGGTTGGCCTCGGGGAAGAAGTTGTCGAGCTGGAACGCCGCATCCGCCGGCATGTCGGCCATTTCGACGTCGGTTCGCCACCCTCCAGTCGGTGCCACCCAATCCTTGCTGGGCGATACGCGCGCCGTGCGGGCGGTGACTTTGGCAACCTGTCGCGTCATGTGCTGATCGTTCCCGACCAATAGTTCTCCGGAACCTGCCCGCGGTTCGGCATGGATAGATCCGTCGGCGCTGCTGCGCGATCGGAACCGACAGCGGACTCCTTGGCCCTTTCGAAGCTTTCGAGCTCTTCGCCGTAGTCGAGGCCCTTCGCCCGCTTCCACCGCCAGATAAGCGACAACTCGAGAAGCTCTTCCGGAAAGCGAGCCATGTCCGTATCGTTGGCCCACGTCGCGGCATAGGTCGTGCCGCCGTTGACGGCTATCCAGTTCGCCGAAACATATTCGTAGCTCAGGATCTCGCCGGCATCGTTCGGATAGATGGCGAGCTTGCCGTTGATCCTGCGCCAGAGCTGCGGCACTGGATTGGAATTGATGATCGTCTCGCGCTGCCAGGTCTGCCCGTCCACCGGGCCATTCAACTGCCAGAGGCGCGAATTATTCCAGATCTTCGCGTTGTCGAGGAAGCGGTTCCAATCAGACGGCGGCTCTGTCGGCTCCGGGATTGCCCCGGTCGCGGTGAACTGCCGCTGCACCATCAGCGTCGACCAATCATGCTCACGCATCAGGTCACGGCCGGCGCGGGAGGACAGGATCCGCAACTGTGTTACCTGCGGATCCGCCGAGGACATGACAGCCGTCGGCGGATCAAGGTCGATTTCGGCGCAGACGTTCTGAATGATGGTCAGTAGCGACATGCGCGATATCTCCGGTTAGGCTGCGGCGCTGCGACGGCCGGAGCCGCCACCCTGCTCTTTTGCCAGGGCTTCGAACTTGGCGCCCATCTCGGCGATCTGCGCTTCGAGGCGTTGGACCTCGCCCTTCATGCGTTCGTTCTCAGCGGCGAACGAGGATGCGGCGCTTGCGTCCTTGGCCGTCGTCAGAAAGGCAATGGCTGCAGCGACGAGTTCGTGCGCGCCCATGCCGAGCTTCTGTTTCGCCGTGTCGGACAAGGCCCCGAGCTGCTCGACCGTGTAGATGTTGATTGCCTCGAGTTCTTTGATCTGGCTGGGCTTCAGATACGACCACTGCGCAAGCGGTGTGCCGACGAGCTGCTCTCGGGCTTCCGCACCCTTCTTGAAGCGCTCATAAGAGTCCGAGAAACGTTGCTTGTCGTGATCGGTGGCTGCGCGGAAAACTTCGGTGTGCTTGTCGCCGGCGATGAAGATGCGAAGGAATTCCGTGTCCTTGAAAATCGGGCGCCCTTCCTTTTCCGTCAGAAAAGGCTGCTCGACCGGTTCAAGGGTGAACGATGCATAGATGCCTGTATTGTTGTCGGCCATGGTGATTGTCTCGCTGTTGATGGCGGGGAAAGGAAACGGGCGCCGAAGCGCCCGCCGATTGCTTGATTTAGTTCACCTTCGACAGGAACGGCCGCATCAGCGTCGCTTCGAGCACGCCCGTCGCGGTGATGGTGATGCCCGTGCCGTTGGCGGTGGCGTTGGCCGAGAGCGTGATGCTCTGGACGACGCCGTTCGGGCTGTAGGTGATGCCCGAAATCGTCGTGCCGCCCGGGATACCCGTGCCGGCGACGGCCGCACCGATGAACGGACCCGAGGCAGCGCTGAGGCTGGCCAGAGCCGTCAGCAGGTTTGAGCCGTTGACGGTTGTTGCCGTAAACGTCTGGTTGGCCGCCGCGAAGTTGACGTTGGCGATGGCCTTGGTGGTCGCCGTGGCCGACGCCGGGGCGCTCGCCTGGCCTGCCGTGGTAGTGGTTTCGGCAACGACGAGAGCCGCCGTTGCGGTCGCCACCAGAGACGGCGCCTGACCATTGCGCT contains these protein-coding regions:
- a CDS encoding tail fiber domain-containing protein, translated to MVSTPKAPKAPDPTQTAAAQTATNVDTAIANAGLSHTNQYTPDGSLEYKQTGNTTMTDQNGKTYQLPTYSAYQKYSPQNQAIYDQTQQTQLGLAKLANDQTGKVSGILGTNVDLSAGNVDKYVNDHWQSGFNNQWDRDQASLDQSLADKGISMGSAAYDNALRDFSTRKQAASDQYLGDMYSNAQNSILTERNQPLNEISALMSGSQVNQPNYVNTPTTQLPTVDQAGLINENYNQKMGAYNSQMQASNAAMGGLFGLGGSLLGGWAKGGFALSDRRLKHDVIPLGTMASGLPVYEYSYVWGGGRQVGVMADEVESIFPDAVAEGPGGFKMVDYARII
- a CDS encoding GNAT family N-acetyltransferase yields the protein MIVSEPREDIAAWVGQKIGVSFHPPYTALAHVDRGRVIAGYVFNVWTEHDVEVSLAADRLSLTLMRAAFGYVVNQLGCRRATFRTRADNISAQRALDRLGARLEGRQTAYFGDCDALLYGIMKEDFPYGLYTQGA